The following proteins are co-located in the Zonotrichia albicollis isolate bZonAlb1 chromosome 1, bZonAlb1.hap1, whole genome shotgun sequence genome:
- the FAM133B gene encoding protein FAM133B isoform X1: MGKRDNRVAYMNPIAMARARGPAPNSGPTIQDYLNRPRPTWEEVKEQLEKKKKGSRALAEFEEKMNENWRKELEKHREKLLGGNESSSKKKEKKKKEKKKSNRLSSSSSSSSSSDSSSSSSDSEDEDKKQGKKRRKKKYRSSRKSSASTTSESESDSKDSTKKKRSKEDCEKEKDSKNHHRKRKKADRGDAPLSSESVSESDQTEEVQAKKKKSNEEKEKTDKTKKRKKHKKHGKKKKKKTAGSNSDSE; the protein is encoded by the exons GCTTATATGAATCCCATAGCTATGGCCAGGGCACGAGGTCCTGCCCCAAATTCAGGACCAACAATACAAGACTACTTGAACAGGCCAAGACCAACATG GGAAGAAGTGAAAGAGCaactagaaaagaaaaagaaaggatccAGGGCTTTGGCTGAGTTTGAAGAAAAGATGAATGAG aattGGAGGAAAGAACTGGAAAAACACAGGGAGAAATTACTTGGTGGAAATGAGAGCTCCTCCAAAAAAAAGGAG aaaaagaaaaaggaaaagaagaagtcTAATAGG TTgtcttcatcttcctcttcttcatcAAGCTCTGATTCTTCCAGCAGTTCATCTGATTCAGAAGATGAG GATAAAaagcaagggaagaaaagaaggaagaagaagtaTCGCTCCTCACGGAAATCTTCAGCAAGCACAACTTCAGAATCTGAGTCAGACAGCAAG GATAGCACAAAAAAGAAGAGGTCAAAGGAAGACTGTGAAAAAGAGAAG GACAGTAAAAATCAccacaggaaaaggaagaaagcagaTCGTGGTGATGCACCTTTATCGTCAGAATCTGTATCTGAATCGGACCAGACAGAGGAG gTGCAAgcgaaaaagaagaaaagcaatgaggaaaaagagaaaaca gataaaacaaaaaagagaaagaagcacAAGAAACATggtaaaaagaagaaaaagaagactgCTGGTTCAAATTCAGATTcagaataa
- the CLXN gene encoding calaxin: MRVSTRSLLCPCVCLCPTRPCGPAAPPGRGRPPALPGQRRWERLRAAMSPKGRKLLVDTLTRSAKHFTKSEVECLIKLYDTLVAKASRQFAGAGFDRTVFRDTLYSYFGMTDDMVLDRVFIIFDKDNTGRITVEEWVEGLAPLLRGTLEEKMKYCFAIYDLNGDGYISKKEMFEMLKHSLLIQPGDEEPDEVVKDLVDIALKKMDYDRDGKLSFTDFEKAVRDESLLLEAFGPCLPDLKSTMSFEQKIFREIPKK; encoded by the exons ATGCGTGTTAGCACTCGATCTCTGTTGTGCCCGTGTGTGTGTTTATGCCCAACCCGCCCGTGCGGCCCAGCGGCACCGCCAGGCCGCGGCCGCCCCCCCGCGTTACCAGGGCAGCGGCGGTGGGAGCGGCTCCGGGCCGCCATGAGCCCGAAGGGGAGAAAGCTCCTGGTGGACACGCTGACCCGATCCGCCAAGCACT TTACCAAAAGCGAAGTGGAATGTCTGATCAAGCTGTACGACACGCTAGTGGCCAAGGCCAGCCGCCAGTTTGCTGGGGCCGGCTTCGACCGCACTGTGTTCCGAGACACGCTGTACAGCTACTTTGGCATGACGGATGACATGGTGCTGGACCGAG TGTTCATCATTTTTGATAAAGACAACACTGGCCGCATCACTGTGGAGGAATGGGTGGAAGGCTTAGCACCGTTACTTCGGGGGACACTGGAAGAGAAGATGAAAT ACTGTTTTGCCATTTATGACCTGAATGGTGATGGATACATTTcgaaaaaggaaatgtttgaAATGCTGAAACACAGCCTTCTCATACAACCAGGAGATGAAGAGCCTGATGAAGTAGTTAAGGACTTGGTAGACATAGCACTGAAGAAAATG GACTATGATCGTGATGGCAAGCTTTCTTTTACGGACTTTGAAAAAGCAGTTAGAGATGAAAGCCTTCTCTTAGAAGCCTTTGGACCATGTTTGCCAGACTTAAAG agcaCTATGTCATTTGAACAGAAAATTTTCCGGGAGATTCCTAAAAAGTAA
- the RBM48 gene encoding RNA-binding protein 48 isoform X1: MAAGSSGGPGAPCRHHEQLGACESRAKYREGWRPRAVKVYTINLESRYILVQGVPALGVMKELVEQFALYGAIEEYHALDEYPAEQFTEVYLIKFKKLQCARVAKKKMDERSFFGSLLHVCYAPEFETVQETREKLQDRRKYIAKATNQRDCFMLKKVEGPKKTASNTSEHDCPWSTSGSSTASNWDPSCFTSSPGVPHNTAYPAGNQNQSLLTPPHYDNNCAEIFGYFGQNTSLTPSVHPGVCTPPASSMQHRKVPACNGIERFMPRTTHLQERKRKREEGNKFSLIGTSEDNTEVVIGPQLPEIPKVDMDDESLNTSATLIRNKLKEVWVLKALIVQTWALVIHKNSDYLIALFSIYSLSLYLPLKASALTM; this comes from the exons ATGGCGGCCGGCAGCAGCGGTGGCCCGGGCGCTCCGTGCCGGCACCACGAGCAGCTGGGAGCCTGCGAGTCGCGCGCCAAGTACCGCGAGGGGTGGCGGCCACGAGCCGTGAAG gtttacaCTATCAACTTGGAATCTCGCTATATACTGGTACAAGGAGTTCCTGCATTAGGTGTTATGAAGGAATTAGTGGAACAATTTGCATTATATGGTGCCATTGAGGAATATCATGCTCTAGATGAATATCCTGCAGAGCAGTTTACTGAAGTGTACCTTATAAAATTCAAAAAACTGCAATGTGCAAG GGTAGCCAAGAAAAAAATGGATGAACGAAGTTTCTTTGGTAGTTTGCTGCACGTGTGCTATGCTCCAGAATTTGAAACAGTCCAAGAAACCAGAGAGAAGTTGCAGGATAGAAGAAAGTACATAGCAAAAGCAACAAATCAAAGAG aTTGCTTTATGTTAAAGAAAGTAGAAGGCCCTAAGAAGACAGCCTCAAATACCTCTGAGCATGACTGCCCATGGAGTACATCAGGATCAAGTACAGCCAGTaactgggatccatcctgcttTACAAGTTCTCCTGGGGTACCCCACAACACAGCATATCCAGCTGGGAATCAGAATCAGAGCCTGTTAACACCTCCACACTATGATAACAATTGTGCTGAAATTTTTGGGTACTTTGGTCAAAACACATCTTTAACTCCAAGTGTCCATCCAGGAGTGTGCACTCCACCAGCTTCCTCAATGCAGCACAGAAAGGTTCCAGCTTGCAATGGAATTGAGAGGTTTATGCCTCGTACAACTCACCTACAAGAACGTAAGAGGAAGAGAGAAGAAGGTAACAAGTTTTCCCTCATTGGAACAAGTGAGGACAATACTGAAGTTGTTATTGGTCCACAACTACCAGAAATACCTAAAGTGGATATGGATGATGAGTCTTTGAATACTTCAGCTACATTAATTCGAAATAAACTGAAAGAGGTATGGGTTCTTAAAGCTCTGATAGTTCAAACATGGGCGCTTGTTATACATAAAAATAGTGACTATCTGATAGCTTTATTCAGCATTTACTCATTATCACTTTATCTGCCACTTAAAGCTAGTGCTCTTACTATGTAA
- the FAM133B gene encoding protein FAM133B isoform X2: MGKRDNRVAYMNPIAMARARGPAPNSGPTIQDYLNRPRPTWEEVKEQLEKKKKGSRALAEFEEKMNENWRKELEKHREKLLGGNESSSKKKEKKKKEKKKSNRLSSSSSSSSSSDSSSSSSDSEDEDKKQGKKRRKKKYRSSRKSSASTTSESESDSKDSTKKKRSKEDCEKEKDSKNHHRKRKKADRGDAPLSSESVSESDQTEEVQAKKKKSNEEKEKTAR, translated from the exons GCTTATATGAATCCCATAGCTATGGCCAGGGCACGAGGTCCTGCCCCAAATTCAGGACCAACAATACAAGACTACTTGAACAGGCCAAGACCAACATG GGAAGAAGTGAAAGAGCaactagaaaagaaaaagaaaggatccAGGGCTTTGGCTGAGTTTGAAGAAAAGATGAATGAG aattGGAGGAAAGAACTGGAAAAACACAGGGAGAAATTACTTGGTGGAAATGAGAGCTCCTCCAAAAAAAAGGAG aaaaagaaaaaggaaaagaagaagtcTAATAGG TTgtcttcatcttcctcttcttcatcAAGCTCTGATTCTTCCAGCAGTTCATCTGATTCAGAAGATGAG GATAAAaagcaagggaagaaaagaaggaagaagaagtaTCGCTCCTCACGGAAATCTTCAGCAAGCACAACTTCAGAATCTGAGTCAGACAGCAAG GATAGCACAAAAAAGAAGAGGTCAAAGGAAGACTGTGAAAAAGAGAAG GACAGTAAAAATCAccacaggaaaaggaagaaagcagaTCGTGGTGATGCACCTTTATCGTCAGAATCTGTATCTGAATCGGACCAGACAGAGGAG gTGCAAgcgaaaaagaagaaaagcaatgaggaaaaagagaaaacagcaa gataa
- the RBM48 gene encoding RNA-binding protein 48 isoform X2 produces MAAGSSGGPGAPCRHHEQLGACESRAKYREGWRPRAVKVYTINLESRYILVQGVPALGVMKELVEQFALYGAIEEYHALDEYPAEQFTEVYLIKFKKLQCARVAKKKMDERSFFGSLLHVCYAPEFETVQETREKLQDRRKYIAKATNQRDCFMLKKVEGPKKTASNTSEHDCPWSTSGSSTASNWDPSCFTSSPGVPHNTAYPAGNQNQSLLTPPHYDNNCAEIFGYFGQNTSLTPSVHPGVCTPPASSMQHRKVPACNGIERFMPRTTHLQERKRKREEGNKFSLIGTSEDNTEVVIGPQLPEIPKVDMDDESLNTSATLIRNKLKEVADSVSTSVEKPESSSAKPVVKQRRRI; encoded by the exons ATGGCGGCCGGCAGCAGCGGTGGCCCGGGCGCTCCGTGCCGGCACCACGAGCAGCTGGGAGCCTGCGAGTCGCGCGCCAAGTACCGCGAGGGGTGGCGGCCACGAGCCGTGAAG gtttacaCTATCAACTTGGAATCTCGCTATATACTGGTACAAGGAGTTCCTGCATTAGGTGTTATGAAGGAATTAGTGGAACAATTTGCATTATATGGTGCCATTGAGGAATATCATGCTCTAGATGAATATCCTGCAGAGCAGTTTACTGAAGTGTACCTTATAAAATTCAAAAAACTGCAATGTGCAAG GGTAGCCAAGAAAAAAATGGATGAACGAAGTTTCTTTGGTAGTTTGCTGCACGTGTGCTATGCTCCAGAATTTGAAACAGTCCAAGAAACCAGAGAGAAGTTGCAGGATAGAAGAAAGTACATAGCAAAAGCAACAAATCAAAGAG aTTGCTTTATGTTAAAGAAAGTAGAAGGCCCTAAGAAGACAGCCTCAAATACCTCTGAGCATGACTGCCCATGGAGTACATCAGGATCAAGTACAGCCAGTaactgggatccatcctgcttTACAAGTTCTCCTGGGGTACCCCACAACACAGCATATCCAGCTGGGAATCAGAATCAGAGCCTGTTAACACCTCCACACTATGATAACAATTGTGCTGAAATTTTTGGGTACTTTGGTCAAAACACATCTTTAACTCCAAGTGTCCATCCAGGAGTGTGCACTCCACCAGCTTCCTCAATGCAGCACAGAAAGGTTCCAGCTTGCAATGGAATTGAGAGGTTTATGCCTCGTACAACTCACCTACAAGAACGTAAGAGGAAGAGAGAAGAAGGTAACAAGTTTTCCCTCATTGGAACAAGTGAGGACAATACTGAAGTTGTTATTGGTCCACAACTACCAGAAATACCTAAAGTGGATATGGATGATGAGTCTTTGAATACTTCAGCTACATTAATTCGAAATAAACTGAAAGAG GTAGCAGATTCTGTTTCAACATCTGTGGAAAAGCCAGAGAGCAGCTCGGCCAAACCAGTTGTAAAGCAGAGAAGACGAATATAG